Proteins from one Archocentrus centrarchus isolate MPI-CPG fArcCen1 chromosome 8, fArcCen1, whole genome shotgun sequence genomic window:
- the arl5c gene encoding putative ADP-ribosylation factor-like protein 5C: MGYLLSKMMAVFGDKEHKVIIVGLDNAGKTTILYQFLTKEAVHTSPTIGSNVEQITVRKTHFLVWDIGGQESLRASWYSYYCNTEIVILVVDSTDRERLTVTKEELHRMLAHEDLQNAAILILANKQDMKGSLTAAEISQCLTLDSITSHSWHVQACCALTGEGLPASLDWMKSRVVAN; the protein is encoded by the exons ATGGGATACCTGCTGTCTAAGATGATGGCTGTGTTCGGAGACAAAG AGCACAAAGTCATCATTGTGGGTTTGGATAACGCTGGGAAGACGACCATCCTCTACCAATT CCTGACGAAAGAAGCCGTCCACACATCACCAACCATTGGCAGCAACGTTGAGCAGATCACCGTTCGTAAGACTCACTTCTTGGTTTGGGATATCGGAGGACAGGAGAGTCTGCGAGCCAGCTGGTACTCCTACTACTGCAACACAGAG ATCGTCATTCTGGTTGTGGACAGCACCGACCGGGAACGGCTCACTGTAACCAAAGAAGAGCTTCACCGAATGCTCGCACATGAG gACCTACAAAATGCAGCCATTCTCATCCTGGCCAACAAACAGGACATGAAGGGCTCCCTGACAGCGGCAGAGATCTCCCAGTGCCTCACACTCGACTCCATCACATCGCACTCCTGGCATGTTCAGGCCTGCTGCGCCCTGACAGGAGAGGG TCTACCTGCCAGTCTGGACTGGATGAAGTCACGAGTCGTGGCAAACTAA
- the LOC115784830 gene encoding plexin domain-containing protein 1-like: MCLSLVMLFLCLSQTEPAEVWAQQQTDDRYSVVPLQHERSTGADTSAYRTLRSSPGHTRVSRAVLGGGLSINTLPDNRTRVVEDSGKYYTRRIFGPEDQRTETLWIDMNDVRHGQVRVHGILSNSYKQAVRVALSFDFPFYGHYLRQITIATGGFIFTGDITHRMLTATQYIAPLMANFDPSYSKESTVQYLDNGEVFVVQWERVRLPGKESVGGFTFQVALYKTGTITFSYRDIPLSVDAISSAEHPVKAGLSDAFMVMSPSSHSADLPQQMIYEYHRVEIDITKVTNYSAVEFTPLPTCLLHKSCELCLSSSQTSGCSWCHVLQRCSDGMDRHRQEWLDYACSEESQDATCEDYSRGDNSTGASITPETEDMTPLTPRQKNCESDDESKHQIFKSGSDVKTDSSSKSAGLANTGVIAGIAAALVLLLALILVALYINYHPSTASPLYLIQRRKSYWPSLKFQKQDSGYTEVEGGGSEKDSIVEAGPC; encoded by the exons ATGTGTCTGAGTTTGGTGatgctctttctctgtctctcccaaACAGAGCCGGCTGAAGTTTGGgctcagcagcagacag ATGATCGGTACAGTGTGGTCCCACTGCAGCATGAAAGGTCTACTGGAGCTGACACCAGTGCTTACAGAACCCTGAGGTCATCACCAGGCCACACTAGAGTAAGCAGGGCAGTCCTGGGTGGAGGACTAAGCATCAACACCCTGCCAGACAACAGGACACGTGTAGTG GAGGATTCTGGCAAGTATTACACGCGGCGCATATTTGGCCCCGAGGACCAACGTACGGAGACTCTGTGGATAGACATGAATGATGTCCGGCACGGTCAAGTTAGAGTCCATGGAATTCTGTCAAATTCATACAAACAGGCTGTG AGGGTTGCCCTGTCCTTTGACTTTCCTTTTTATGGACATTACCTGAGGCAGATTACCATAGCAACGGGAG GGTTTATCTTCACGGGGGATATTACTCACCGTATGCTGACCGCAACACAGTACATCGCCCCTCTGATGGCTAATTTTGACCCCAGCTACTCTAAAGAATCCACTGTGCAGTACCTTGATAATG GTGAGGTCTTCGTGGTCCAGTGGGAGCGTGTCAGACTCCCTGGCAAAGAGTCAGTGGGAGGTTTTACATTTCAGGTTGCTCTTTACAAAACAGGAACCATCACTTTCAGCTACAGAGAC ATACCTCTGTCAGTAGATGCAATCAGTTCAGCTGAGCATCCAGTGAAAGCTGGGTTATCCGATGCCTTCATGGTCATGTCACCCTCTTCTCACTCAGCAG ATCTCCCACAGCAAATGATCTACGAGTACCATCGAGTTGAGATAGACATCACAAAGGTTACGAACTACTCTGCTGTTGAGTTCACTCCCCTGCCTA CCTGCCTTCTGCATAAGAGCTGCGAGCTGTGCCTCTCATCCAGTCAAACCTCTGGATGTAGTTGGTGTCATGTGCTGCAGAG ATGTTCAGATGGCATGGACAGACACAGACAAGAATGGTTGGATTATGCTTGTTCAGAAGAG AGCCAAGACGCAACCTGTGAGGATTACTCCAGGGGTGACAACTCCACTGGGGCCTCCATTACACCAGAGACCGAGGACATGACGCCTCTAACTCCTCGACAAAAAAACTGTGAGAGTGATG ATGAATCTAAACATCAAATTTTCAAGAGTGGTAGTG ATGTAAAAACAGACTCTTCCAGTAAGAGTGCAGGGCTGGCTAACACAGGAGTGATAGCTGGCATAGCAGCTGCCCTGGTGCTGCTCTTGGCTCTGATACTTGTTGCTCTTTACATCAACTACCATCCTTCTACTGCATCACCGCTTTACCTCATTCAG CGACGCAAGAGCTACTGGCCTTCCTTAAAGTTTCAAAAGCAAGATTCTGGTTACACGGAAGTGGAAGGAGGCGGCAGTGAGAAAGACAGCATTGTTGAAGCTGGACCATGTTAA